The DNA region CGAGACGGACAGCGAGACGGAAGCCGCGTGTCTCGAAGAAGTGAAAGCCCGCGCCCAGCGTGTGGCCTCGAAACTCCCGCAAACGCAGGTGAAAACAGAACTGCTCGACACGCGAGCGGCCGTTTTGGAGGTCCTCTATGAGGTCTATCACGGACAGAAGCCACCGATCTCGTTCACGCAGGGCAACTACACGCGCCCGGACGACCGCGCTCAGGATGTTGCTGACGCGGCCTACGATGTCGAGGCGGCGGCCCAGGCGGAAGCGAACGAGGATGGCGACTTCGAGTTCGACCGTATCTCCGAGGAGTACCCTGAGATTGAGATTGAGTCGGATGCCGACCCACTCGCGGCCATCGGTGATGGTGGCTATGCCCACCCCGAGTTCGTCGAACGGGTGGCGAGCTCGCGTATCCTTCGATGGTACGCACGGAACATCGGGCCAGTGGGCCACGGTCCCCGCCCGGTCGTCCCGCGAGCCATCTACGCGGGGTCAGCGTCGGCCTACTGAGTTTCCTCCTCGGCGCCGTGGCGCTGGGGGGATTCGTGTGGTCGATGGAAGTTCCCCAACGCGGGTCGGACATCTACTGGCTGGCTCGAACGGCCTCGTTCTCGACCGGCGCGGTGAGCCTCCCTGCCTTCCTGTTGAGCCTCATCGTTCTCTTCCCTTCGGGACGAAAGACGAAGGCGCTCTCGCTGGTCGGCCTCGGCGTGGTCGGCTATGCGATCAGCCTGTTCCTCGAGGCGTACCCCTATGAGTGGGACTCGAATGCGGCTGTGACGACGCTCACGGTCGAAGTGTACGCGGC from Salinigranum rubrum includes:
- a CDS encoding DUF7139 domain-containing protein; its protein translation is MVRTEHRASGPRSPPGRPASHLRGVSVGLLSFLLGAVALGGFVWSMEVPQRGSDIYWLARTASFSTGAVSLPAFLLSLIVLFPSGRKTKALSLVGLGVVGYAISLFLEAYPYEWDSNAAVTTLTVEVYAAGLAALLLCVALAVRSRQKVDLSNLTTVPVGGVDGEMDVDPLTDGGRTEVDTDETNGDAVADDSFTAADADTDAEVDTTDERTEADQ